In the Brienomyrus brachyistius isolate T26 chromosome 20, BBRACH_0.4, whole genome shotgun sequence genome, one interval contains:
- the LOC125715563 gene encoding nuclear factor 7, brain-like isoform X1 — protein MAAAASFLEEELCCAVCSDIFKDPVVLKCSHSFCRVCLQRCWEGKSIRECPLCRRKSSMTDPPVSVVLKNVVESYLKNRIECEVAEKNEAPEKSESHCSLHGEKLLLFCVEDQEPICVVCQTARKHKDHQLCPLEEAVEDKKEDLRASLIPLKEKLEKFTKVKQEFEETAKHIKSQSQNTEKKIKEEFEELHQFLREEEEARLAILRVEEMEKSERMKEKIENISKQVSTLTEKIRDIEKAMGAENISFLMTISDTKEKAQCSLQDPELESGALIDVAKHLGSLKFRVWKKLLGTVQYTPVTLDPNTAAPWLSVSDDLISVRITGVYQQLPDNPERFSPCVFVLGSKGFNSGKHSWEVEVGDKPEWAVGVAAESVSRKGEITCCPENGFWVILRNGDEYEAWESSRTRLKLQREPQRIRVQLDYDKGQVSFFNPTDMSLIYTFKGTFTGRLFPYFSPYLNNDGSNPGALKICPVKVSVTVTSSQ, from the exons ATggctgctgcagcttcgttcctTGAGGAGGAGCTCTGCTGTGCTGTTTGCTCAGACATCTTCAAGGATCCTGTTGTCCTGAAGTGCAGCCACAGCTTCTGTAGAGTCTGTCTACAGAGGTGCTGGGAAGGGAAGAGCATTCGGGAGTGTCCATTATGCAGGAGGAAGTCCTCCATGACAGATCCTCCTGTTAGTGTGGTCTTAAAAAATGTCGTGGAGTCATATTTAAAGAACAGGATAGAATGTGAAGTGGCAGAGAAGAATGAAGCTCCAGAGAAGAGTgaatctcactgcagtctccatggagaGAAGCTTCTACTCTTCTGTGTAGAAGACCAGGAGCCCATCTGTGTGGTCTGTCAGACTGCAAGGAAACACAAGGACCACCAGCTCTGTCCACTGGAAGAAGCTGTAGAGGATAAGAAG GAGGACCTTAGAGCTTCACTGATTCCATTAAAGGAAAAGTTGGAGAAGTTTACAAAAGTAAAACAAGAGTTTGAGgaaacagccaaacacatcaag AGTCAGTCTCAAAACACCGAGAAGAAGATAAAGGAGGAATTTGAGGAACTCCATCAGTTCctgagagaggaagaggaggccaGACTGGCTATACTGAGAGTGGAAGAGATGGAGAAGAGTGAGAGGATGAAGGAGAAGATAGAAAACATCTCCAAACAGGTCTCCACCCTGACAGAGAAGATCAGAGACATTGAGAAGGCCATGGGAGCTGAGAACATCTCCTTCCTGATG AccatcagcgacaccaaagaaAA AGCCCAGTGCTCACTGCAGGACCCAGAGCTGGAGTCAGGGGCACTGATAGATGTGGCCAAACACCTGGGCTCTCTGAAGTTCAGAGTCTGGAAGAAGTTGCTGGGGACAGTGCAGTACA CTCCTGTGACTCTGGACCCAAACACTGCAGCCCCCTGGCTCTCAGTGTCTGACGATCTGATCAGTGTAAGAATCACTGGAGTTTATCAGCAACTTCCTGACAACCCAGAGAGATTCTCcccctgtgtgtttgtgctgggaTCTAAGGGGTTTAACTCAGGAAAACACAGCTgggaggtggaggtgggggaCAAACCTGAGTGGGCTGTAGGAGTAGCAGCAGAGTCTGTTAGCAGGAAGGGGGAGATTACATGCTGTCCAGAGAAtggattctgggtaattctgaggAATGGTGATGAGTATGAAGCATGGGAATCATCACGAACTCGCCTGAAACTGCAGAGGGAACCGCAGAGGATCAGAGTGCAGCTGGACTATGACAAGGGGCAGGTGTCCTTCTTCAACCCCACTGACATGTCACTCATCTACACCTTTAAAGGCACATTCACTGGG
- the LOC125715563 gene encoding zinc-binding protein A33-like isoform X3, whose protein sequence is MAAAASFLEEELCCAVCSDIFKDPVVLKCSHSFCRVCLQRCWEGKSIRECPLCRRKSSGDDPPVNIVLKNIVESYLQQRSVRNVAEKSGVPEKSESRCSLHGEKLLFFCKKDLEPICVVCQTAKKHKNHQLCPLEEAVLDKKAELRRSLITLKEKLEKFTKVKQEFEETAKHIKSQSQNTERKIKEEFEELHQFLSEEEEARLAILRVEGMEKSKRMKEKIENISKHVYTLTEKIRDVEKAMGAEVSSFLKTIKDTKEKAQCSLQDPELESGALIDVAKHLGSLKFRVWEKMMETVQYTPVTLDPNTAAPWLSVSDDLTSVRDTGVKQQLPDNPERFSPCVGVLGSEGFNSGKHSWEVEVGDKPEWAVGVAAESVSRKGEITCCPENGFWVILRNGDEYEAWESSRTRLKLQREPQRIRVQLDYDKGQVSFFNPTDMSLIYTFKGTFTGRLFPYFSPYLNNDGSNPGALKICPVKVSVTVTSSQ, encoded by the exons ATggctgctgcagcttcgttcctTGAGGAGGAGCTCTGCTGTGCTGTTTGCTCAGACATCTTCAAGGATCCTGTCGTCCTGAAGTGCAGCCACAGCTTCTGTAGAGTCTGTCTGCAGAGGTGCTGGGAAGGGAAGAGCATTCGGGAGTGTCCATTATGCAGGAGGAAGTCCTCCGGGGACGATCCCCCTGTCAACATTGTCTTAAAGAACATTGTGGAGTCATATTTACAGCAAAGGAGCGTTAGAAATGTGGCAGAGAAGAGTGGAGTTCCAGAGAAGAGTGAATCTCGCTGCAGCCTCCATGGAGAGAAGCTTCTATTCTTCTGTAAGAAAGATCTGGAGCCCATCTGCGTGGTCTGTCAGACTGCAAAGAAACACAAAAACCACCAGCTCTGTCCACTGGAAGAAGCTGTACTAGATAAGAAG GCGGAGCTCAGAAGATCACTGATTACTTTAAAGGAAAAGCTGGAGAAGTTTACAAAAGTTAAACAAGAGTTTGAGgaaacagccaaacacatcaag AGTCAGTCTCAAAACACAGAGAGGAAGATAAAGGAGGAATTTGAAGAACTCCATCAGTTCCtgagtgaggaagaggaggccaGACTGGCTATACTGAGAGTGGAAGGGATGGAGAAGAGCAAGAGGATGAAGGAGAAGATAGAGAACATCTCCAAACATGTCTATACCCTGACAGAGAAGATCAGAGACGTTGAGAAGGCCATGGGTGCTGAGGTTTCCTCCTTCTTAAAG ACTATCAAAGACACCAAAGAAAA AGCCCAGTGCTCACTGCAGGATCCAGAGCTGGAGTCAGGGGCACTGATAGATGTGGCCAAACACCTGGGCTCTCTGAAGTTCAGAGTCTGGGAGAAGATGATGgagacagtacagtaca CTCCTGTGACTCTGGACCCAAACACTGCAGCCCCCTGGCTCTCAGTCTCAGATGATCTGACCAGTGTGAGAGACACTGGAgttaaacagcagcttcctgacAACCCAGAGAGATTCTCCCCCTGTGTGGGTGTGCTGGGATCTGAGGGGTTTAACTCAGGAAAACACAGCTgggaggtggag gtgggggaCAAACCTGAGTGGGCTGTAGGAGTAGCAGCAGAGTCTGTTAGCAGGAAGGGGGAGATTACATGCTGTCCAGAGAAtggattctgggtaattctgaggAATGGTGATGAGTATGAAGCATGGGAATCATCACGAACTCGCCTGAAACTGCAGAGGGAACCGCAGAGGATCAGAGTGCAGCTGGACTATGACAAGGGGCAGGTGTCCTTCTTCAACCCCACTGACATGTCACTCATCTACACCTTTAAAGGCACATTCACTGGG
- the LOC125715563 gene encoding zinc-binding protein A33-like isoform X2: MAAAASFLEEELCCAVCSDIFKDPVVLKCSHSFCRVCLQRCWEGKSIRECPLCRRKSSGDDPPVNIVLKNIVESYLQQRSVRNVAEKSGVPEKSESRCSLHGEKLLFFCKKDLEPICVVCQTAKKHKNHQLCPLEEAVLDKKAELRRSLITLKEKLEKFTKVKQEFEETAKHIKSQSQNTERKIKEEFEELHQFLSEEEEARLAILRVEGMEKSKRMKEKIENISKHVYTLTEKIRDVEKAMGAEVSSFLKTIKDTKEKAQCSLQDPELESGALIDVAKHLGSLKFRVWEKMMETVQYTPVTLDPNTAAPWLSVSDDLISVRITGVYQQLPDNPERFSPCVFVLGSKGFNSGKHSWEVEVGDKPEWAVGVAAESVSRKGEITCCPENGFWVILRNGDEYEAWESSRTRLKLQREPQRIRVQLDYDKGQVSFFNPTDMSLIYTFKGTFTGRLFPYFSPYLNNDGSNPGALKICPVKVSVTVTSSQ; the protein is encoded by the exons ATggctgctgcagcttcgttcctTGAGGAGGAGCTCTGCTGTGCTGTTTGCTCAGACATCTTCAAGGATCCTGTCGTCCTGAAGTGCAGCCACAGCTTCTGTAGAGTCTGTCTGCAGAGGTGCTGGGAAGGGAAGAGCATTCGGGAGTGTCCATTATGCAGGAGGAAGTCCTCCGGGGACGATCCCCCTGTCAACATTGTCTTAAAGAACATTGTGGAGTCATATTTACAGCAAAGGAGCGTTAGAAATGTGGCAGAGAAGAGTGGAGTTCCAGAGAAGAGTGAATCTCGCTGCAGCCTCCATGGAGAGAAGCTTCTATTCTTCTGTAAGAAAGATCTGGAGCCCATCTGCGTGGTCTGTCAGACTGCAAAGAAACACAAAAACCACCAGCTCTGTCCACTGGAAGAAGCTGTACTAGATAAGAAG GCGGAGCTCAGAAGATCACTGATTACTTTAAAGGAAAAGCTGGAGAAGTTTACAAAAGTTAAACAAGAGTTTGAGgaaacagccaaacacatcaag AGTCAGTCTCAAAACACAGAGAGGAAGATAAAGGAGGAATTTGAAGAACTCCATCAGTTCCtgagtgaggaagaggaggccaGACTGGCTATACTGAGAGTGGAAGGGATGGAGAAGAGCAAGAGGATGAAGGAGAAGATAGAGAACATCTCCAAACATGTCTATACCCTGACAGAGAAGATCAGAGACGTTGAGAAGGCCATGGGTGCTGAGGTTTCCTCCTTCTTAAAG ACTATCAAAGACACCAAAGAAAA AGCCCAGTGCTCACTGCAGGATCCAGAGCTGGAGTCAGGGGCACTGATAGATGTGGCCAAACACCTGGGCTCTCTGAAGTTCAGAGTCTGGGAGAAGATGATGgagacagtacagtaca CTCCTGTGACTCTGGACCCAAACACTGCAGCCCCCTGGCTCTCAGTGTCTGACGATCTGATCAGTGTAAGAATCACTGGAGTTTATCAGCAACTTCCTGACAACCCAGAGAGATTCTCcccctgtgtgtttgtgctgggaTCTAAGGGGTTTAACTCAGGAAAACACAGCTgggaggtggaggtgggggaCAAACCTGAGTGGGCTGTAGGAGTAGCAGCAGAGTCTGTTAGCAGGAAGGGGGAGATTACATGCTGTCCAGAGAAtggattctgggtaattctgaggAATGGTGATGAGTATGAAGCATGGGAATCATCACGAACTCGCCTGAAACTGCAGAGGGAACCGCAGAGGATCAGAGTGCAGCTGGACTATGACAAGGGGCAGGTGTCCTTCTTCAACCCCACTGACATGTCACTCATCTACACCTTTAAAGGCACATTCACTGGG